The proteins below come from a single Pandoraea apista genomic window:
- a CDS encoding DUF799 domain-containing protein, with amino-acid sequence MMVRLCKWMAVAALAAVMTGCAVHQPKPYDYTAFKESKPKSILVLPPLNESPDIDATYSVLSQVTVPLGEAGYYVMPVTLVDESFRQNGLTVAGDIHQVSPAKLREIFGADAALYIKISQYGTKYMVLDSATVVTVSAELIDLRNGAKLWSGAASASNNEGNNNSGGGLIGMLITAAVKQIVNSVSNAGYTVAGTANARLLSAGRANGLLYGPRSPKYGTD; translated from the coding sequence ATGATGGTGCGACTCTGTAAATGGATGGCAGTAGCGGCACTGGCAGCCGTGATGACCGGTTGCGCGGTGCATCAGCCCAAGCCGTACGACTACACCGCCTTCAAGGAAAGCAAGCCCAAGTCGATTCTGGTGTTGCCGCCGCTGAACGAATCGCCCGACATCGACGCGACTTACAGTGTGCTGTCGCAGGTGACGGTACCGCTGGGCGAGGCGGGCTACTACGTGATGCCGGTGACATTGGTCGACGAATCGTTCCGTCAGAACGGACTGACGGTCGCCGGTGACATCCATCAGGTGAGCCCGGCCAAACTGCGTGAGATCTTCGGTGCCGACGCTGCGCTCTACATCAAGATCTCGCAGTACGGTACGAAGTACATGGTGTTAGACAGCGCCACGGTGGTGACGGTCTCGGCCGAACTCATCGATCTTCGCAACGGCGCCAAGTTGTGGAGTGGTGCGGCCAGCGCCTCGAACAACGAAGGCAACAACAACAGCGGCGGCGGCCTGATCGGCATGCTGATCACGGCGGCAGTCAAGCAGATCGTGAACAGTGTGTCGAACGCCGGTTACACGGTCGCGGGCACAGCCAATGCGCGCCTGCTCTCTGCAGGGCGCGCCAACGGCCTGCTCTACGGCCCGCGTTCGCCGAAGTACGGCACCGATTGA
- a CDS encoding DUF4810 domain-containing protein produces MNRKFLSGRAAMAAIVGGALLTGCATPPKPLYDWESYQPQVYEYFKGESKEAQIIVLERDLEKIKASNNAAPPGFHAHLGLLYGSVGKSDKMVEEFQTEKQLFPESAGYIDFLLKNKTTEAKQ; encoded by the coding sequence ATGAATCGCAAGTTTCTATCCGGCCGCGCCGCCATGGCGGCCATCGTCGGTGGCGCACTGCTCACTGGCTGCGCCACGCCACCCAAGCCCCTGTACGACTGGGAAAGCTATCAGCCGCAAGTCTACGAATACTTCAAGGGCGAATCGAAGGAAGCGCAGATCATTGTGCTCGAGCGCGATCTCGAGAAGATCAAAGCCAGCAATAACGCTGCGCCTCCGGGCTTTCACGCCCACCTCGGCCTGCTCTATGGCTCTGTGGGCAAGTCCGACAAGATGGTCGAGGAATTTCAGACCGAGAAACAGTTGTTTCCCGAATCGGCTGGTTACATCGACTTTCTCCTCAAGAACAAGACCACGGAGGCCAAACAATGA
- a CDS encoding CsgG/HfaB family protein, with protein MVAVGVLGGCATESSRTMQVAKVESASRPYVGVRTPIAVGKFDNRSAYMRGVFSDNVDRLGSQAKTILITHLQQTNRFNVLDRDNMAEIRQEADIKKTQQTLKGADYVITGDVVEFGRKEVGDKQLFGILGRGREQVAYAKVNLNVVDIATSEVVYSSGGAGEFALSNREVIGFGGTAGYDSTLNGKVLDLAMREAVNNLVAGIESGAWKPGK; from the coding sequence ATGGTCGCCGTCGGCGTGCTTGGCGGTTGCGCCACCGAAAGCTCGCGCACCATGCAAGTCGCCAAGGTGGAAAGTGCCAGCCGTCCGTACGTGGGGGTACGCACGCCGATCGCTGTCGGCAAGTTCGACAACCGTTCTGCGTACATGCGTGGCGTTTTTTCCGATAACGTCGACCGACTCGGCAGCCAGGCCAAGACGATCCTGATTACGCATCTGCAACAAACCAATCGCTTCAACGTGCTCGACCGCGACAACATGGCCGAGATCCGTCAGGAAGCCGATATCAAGAAGACCCAGCAAACGCTCAAGGGTGCCGACTACGTGATCACCGGCGACGTTGTCGAGTTCGGTCGCAAGGAAGTGGGCGACAAGCAACTCTTCGGTATTCTCGGCCGGGGCCGCGAGCAGGTCGCTTACGCCAAGGTCAACCTGAACGTGGTCGACATTGCTACGTCGGAAGTCGTCTATTCGAGCGGTGGCGCGGGTGAGTTTGCGCTGTCGAACCGCGAAGTGATCGGCTTCGGCGGCACTGCGGGCTATGACTCGACGCTCAACGGCAAGGTGCTTGACCTCGCGATGCGCGAAGCCGTCAACAATCTGGTCGCCGGCATCGAAAGCGGTGCCTGGAAGCCCGGCAAGTAA
- a CDS encoding Nramp family divalent metal transporter produces the protein MPLPTTATAPFCPSEVKGSIVIDARESRWIKLKRFAGPGLLVAIGYMDPGNWATDIQAGSQFGYSLLWVVALSSLAAIFLQMLAARLGLVAGRDLAQASYDRYGRAGRLVQWITAEISIIACDIAEVLGCALAFKLLLGVPIAWGIVLTALDTMIVLGLQGKGFRQIEAIVFGLIGTMAFCFVAQVAMVPPDWHAVAAGLVPGAPSHDRRDAIVLALGIVGATIMPHNLYLHSSVVQTRRVVGGKRGDVRDTLMLVRIDTWVSLVIAMGVNAAILILAGSVFHASGQTNVTDIEQAYLLITPIAGSAAAFLFGIALLASGQSSTLTGTIAGQVIMDGFLKMKIPCYQRRLITRGLALVPALIGVLWLGDGAVGKLLVWSQVLLSLQLPFAMWPLIRSVSDPRVMNGDTIGRPTQVFAWVLFAVITGTNLLLIFGLD, from the coding sequence ATGCCTCTGCCAACCACAGCCACCGCGCCCTTCTGCCCCTCCGAGGTCAAGGGCAGCATCGTCATCGACGCGCGCGAATCGCGCTGGATCAAGCTCAAACGCTTCGCCGGTCCCGGACTGCTCGTCGCGATCGGTTACATGGACCCCGGCAACTGGGCGACGGACATTCAGGCCGGATCGCAATTCGGCTACTCGCTGCTTTGGGTGGTCGCGCTCTCGAGCCTCGCAGCCATCTTTCTGCAGATGCTTGCCGCCCGGCTGGGTCTGGTGGCCGGACGCGACCTCGCGCAGGCGAGCTACGACCGCTATGGCCGCGCGGGACGCCTCGTGCAATGGATCACCGCCGAGATCTCGATCATCGCCTGCGATATCGCCGAAGTCCTCGGCTGCGCACTCGCGTTCAAACTGCTGCTGGGCGTGCCGATCGCCTGGGGCATCGTACTCACCGCGCTCGACACGATGATCGTGCTCGGGTTGCAGGGCAAAGGCTTTCGGCAGATCGAAGCCATCGTCTTCGGGCTGATCGGCACAATGGCGTTCTGCTTTGTGGCGCAGGTAGCGATGGTGCCGCCCGACTGGCATGCCGTGGCCGCGGGCCTCGTGCCCGGCGCCCCCAGCCACGACCGGCGCGACGCCATCGTGCTGGCGCTCGGTATCGTCGGCGCCACGATCATGCCCCACAACCTCTACCTGCACTCCTCCGTCGTGCAGACGCGGCGCGTGGTCGGGGGCAAGCGCGGCGATGTGCGCGATACCCTCATGCTGGTTCGCATCGACACCTGGGTCTCGCTGGTGATCGCCATGGGCGTGAATGCGGCCATTCTGATTCTTGCCGGTTCGGTATTTCACGCCAGCGGCCAGACCAACGTCACCGATATCGAGCAGGCGTATCTGCTCATCACACCGATTGCGGGCAGTGCGGCTGCGTTCCTGTTCGGTATCGCCTTGCTGGCATCCGGGCAAAGCTCGACGCTCACCGGCACCATCGCCGGGCAAGTCATCATGGATGGCTTTCTGAAAATGAAGATCCCCTGCTACCAGCGCCGCCTGATTACCCGAGGACTCGCACTCGTGCCTGCGCTGATCGGCGTGCTGTGGCTGGGCGACGGTGCCGTCGGCAAGTTGCTCGTATGGAGTCAGGTGCTGCTCAGCCTGCAACTGCCGTTCGCCATGTGGCCGCTGATCCGCTCGGTCAGCGACCCACGCGTGATGAACGGCGACACCATCGGACGTCCCACGCAAGTGTTTGCATGGGTCCTCTTCGCCGTCATCACCGGTACCAACCTGTTGCTGATTTTCGGACTCGACTAA